The Streptomyces camelliae genome window below encodes:
- a CDS encoding nucleotide sugar dehydrogenase, which translates to MRVSVFGLGYVGCVSAACLASMGHEVIGVDVNQVKVDLVNDGKAPVVEERIGELIAEVVRTGALRATGDVREAIMDSEVSLVCVGTPSEPNGSLCTTYLERVTEQIGTALAEGAKQGGRHTVVFRSTMLPGTCLNLLVPILEKNVGGTAGVEIGVVVNPEFLREGTSVRDFFDPPKTVIGELDPASGDAVMALYDGLPGEVFRVPVPTAEAIKYADNAFHGLKIGFANELGAVYQALGVDSHQVMDVFLADRKLNISPAYLRPGFAFGGSCLPKDLRSLVHAAQRADVSIPILSHVLSSNSDHLQRAVDLVERAGKRQVGLFGLSFKPGTDDLRESPLVELAERLFGKGYDLKIYDANVSLSRLLGANREYIENRLPHLAQLLADSVGEVLQHAEVCLVGTRDPAVLSALPHGGEPVIVDLVRLPDAEARRTEPGYMGLAW; encoded by the coding sequence ATGAGAGTGAGCGTTTTCGGGCTCGGCTACGTGGGCTGCGTATCGGCCGCGTGCCTGGCCAGCATGGGACACGAGGTCATCGGGGTGGACGTGAACCAGGTGAAAGTCGACCTGGTCAACGACGGCAAGGCCCCGGTGGTCGAGGAGCGGATCGGCGAGCTCATCGCCGAGGTCGTGCGGACCGGAGCGCTGCGCGCCACAGGCGACGTCCGCGAGGCGATCATGGACAGCGAGGTGTCGCTGGTCTGCGTGGGCACGCCGTCGGAGCCCAACGGCAGCCTGTGCACGACATACTTGGAGCGGGTCACCGAGCAGATCGGCACCGCGCTGGCCGAGGGGGCCAAGCAAGGGGGCCGGCACACGGTCGTGTTCCGCAGCACCATGCTCCCGGGCACCTGCCTGAACCTGCTGGTACCGATCCTGGAGAAGAACGTCGGCGGCACGGCCGGGGTGGAGATCGGGGTCGTGGTCAACCCGGAGTTCCTGCGCGAGGGCACGAGCGTGCGGGACTTCTTCGACCCGCCCAAGACCGTCATCGGCGAGCTCGACCCGGCAAGCGGCGACGCGGTGATGGCGCTGTACGACGGCCTGCCCGGCGAGGTGTTCCGGGTGCCGGTCCCGACGGCCGAGGCGATCAAGTACGCGGACAACGCGTTCCACGGCCTCAAGATCGGCTTCGCGAACGAGCTGGGCGCGGTGTACCAGGCGCTCGGGGTGGACTCGCACCAGGTGATGGACGTGTTCCTGGCCGACCGCAAGCTGAACATCAGTCCCGCCTACCTGCGGCCCGGCTTCGCCTTCGGAGGCTCCTGCCTGCCCAAGGACCTGCGCAGCCTGGTCCACGCGGCACAGCGGGCCGACGTCTCCATACCCATCCTCTCCCACGTGCTGTCCTCCAACTCCGACCATCTGCAGCGCGCGGTGGACCTGGTCGAGCGCGCCGGCAAACGCCAGGTGGGCCTGTTCGGGCTGTCCTTCAAACCCGGCACCGACGACCTCCGCGAGAGCCCGCTCGTCGAGCTGGCGGAGAGGCTCTTCGGCAAGGGGTACGACCTCAAGATCTACGACGCCAACGTGAGCCTCTCCCGGCTGCTCGGCGCGAACCGCGAGTACATCGAGAACCGGCTGCCGCACCTCGCGCAGCTGCTCGCGGACTCCGTCGGCGAGGTGCTCCAGCACGCCGAGGTATGCCTGGTCGGGACCAGGGACCCGGCCGTGCTGTCGGCGCTGCCCCATGGCGGAGAACCGGTGATCGTCGACCTTGTCCGCCTTCCCGACGCCGAGGCGCGCCGAACCGAACCGGGGTACATGGGCCTTGCTTGGTAA
- a CDS encoding pentapeptide repeat-containing protein yields MTSTGPWQWLLICTLLVLGCLFAIDAWRLAVHQTEKGSRIGVLSALGGGLITGLSVGLATLNLQMSFEATTKYATWKADVEAATSIPGFSPGHRDIRGINFSGKSLHDADFTHEDLHGMQFRDADLTGAVFDGADLQGVNFVGADLESTSFMDSNLKNALLQSADLTHAAVNGSAPQNYAGVQVNGRTCWPKNVDREILKTVTVKPFWERDDTILTPQQEQKEDGVRGGEIAPRCHLAER; encoded by the coding sequence GTGACTTCCACCGGCCCATGGCAGTGGCTTCTGATCTGCACACTTCTGGTACTCGGTTGCCTCTTCGCAATCGACGCCTGGAGGCTTGCCGTCCATCAGACCGAAAAGGGTTCCAGAATCGGCGTCCTCTCGGCTCTCGGCGGAGGCCTCATCACTGGTCTCTCGGTGGGACTCGCGACCCTGAACCTGCAGATGTCTTTCGAGGCGACCACGAAGTACGCGACGTGGAAGGCGGACGTCGAGGCCGCCACCAGCATCCCGGGCTTCTCACCGGGGCATCGTGACATCCGAGGCATCAACTTCAGCGGAAAGAGCCTCCATGATGCCGACTTCACTCATGAAGATCTGCATGGTATGCAGTTCCGGGATGCCGACCTGACGGGTGCAGTGTTCGACGGAGCCGACCTGCAGGGGGTGAACTTCGTAGGCGCAGATCTTGAGTCGACCAGCTTCATGGATTCCAATTTGAAGAACGCACTCTTGCAGAGCGCGGATCTGACCCACGCAGCGGTCAACGGTTCCGCACCGCAGAATTATGCGGGAGTGCAAGTTAATGGACGTACTTGTTGGCCTAAAAATGTCGACCGAGAAATACTCAAGACGGTTACGGTGAAACCTTTTTGGGAGCGGGACGATACGATTCTCACGCCACAGCAGGAACAGAAGGAGGACGGAGTAAGAGGTGGTGAGATAGCTCCTCGATGCCATTTGGCGGAGCGGTGA
- a CDS encoding transposase family protein: MPSRTWWSRTGRAKPGSCADITHARRLGLVRLLSDGPTVEILADAGHQGLGAQTGGLVVTPPHRKFEKNAPDWYEEMHERQRKAHSSRRIRVEHGIAHLKNWRALARHLDHREHTSDTSRPSPASCLISRPQT, translated from the coding sequence ATGCCGTCAAGAACATGGTGGTCACGGACCGGGAGGGCCAAGCCCGGCAGCTGCGCGGACATCACGCACGCCCGCCGGTTAGGGCTGGTCAGGCTCCTCTCTGACGGGCCCACAGTGGAGATCCTCGCCGATGCCGGCCACCAGGGCCTGGGGGCACAGACCGGCGGGCTCGTGGTGACACCACCGCACCGCAAGTTCGAGAAGAACGCCCCTGACTGGTACGAAGAGATGCACGAGCGACAGCGCAAAGCGCACTCCTCGCGACGCATCCGGGTCGAGCACGGCATCGCCCATCTCAAGAACTGGCGGGCCCTCGCCCGCCATCTGGATCACCGTGAGCACACGAGTGACACGTCCAGGCCATCGCCGGCCTCCTGTCTCATCAGCAGGCCACAGACCTGA
- a CDS encoding AfsR/SARP family transcriptional regulator, translated as MIFGILGPLLVEDSQGPRTLAAPKQRTLLASLLLRPNQAVPVADLLDRLWGDQHPASATATLHNHIARLRRSLGEEAGARVRTRAPGYLVEILNDQELDLASFRALHTAAATTAQDGDYDRAAALLRQALGLWRGNALSDVPATAAHSQERAQLDELRLVVWQQRIEYDLESGVGEALIPELRELLAARPFQESLYGQLMRALYRSGRQADALGVFREARTALLDELGVEPGPALQQLHESLLRQDPGLAQNQPARLRPPQPHSRAEPPRAPFQLPPGVTDFTGRQEESAALIAELTADGGHGPRIAAVSGQAGSGKTELALQAAWRLRDTFADGVLFADLQGQQSRSADPADVLAAFARALGAERSAIPAEREACAALYHSLAAGRRLLVVLDNAAGSSQVRPLLPGPGSAVLVTSRRRLTGLAGARPFDLGLLSQSEAADLFRKVAGRGYDEPDAVAAITARCGYLPLALRIAGARLAARPAWSVQEIAERLADRRHRMDELRAEDMDVRASLMLSYAALPGPNARAFRLLALANAATLPLSVASAMLDLPQRRAEQILEELVDAHLLTCPRQGSYGFHDLPRLFGTERAAATETAQERLAALRRGARAARRSAGGPADPALAALRRVIDDLAASTYAIGEPLDHGLAARRYAMSDERRALHGTVL; from the coding sequence TTGATCTTCGGCATCTTGGGACCGCTGCTGGTCGAGGACAGTCAAGGGCCACGGACACTCGCCGCCCCCAAGCAGCGAACCCTCCTCGCGTCGCTACTCCTACGGCCGAACCAGGCCGTCCCTGTCGCGGATCTTCTGGACCGTCTTTGGGGCGATCAGCATCCGGCCAGCGCGACAGCGACGCTGCACAACCACATCGCCCGGCTGAGGCGTTCGCTCGGCGAGGAGGCCGGTGCCCGGGTCCGGACCCGGGCACCGGGTTACCTCGTGGAGATCCTGAACGACCAGGAGCTGGACCTGGCTTCTTTCCGCGCACTGCACACCGCCGCGGCGACTACGGCCCAGGACGGCGACTACGACAGGGCAGCCGCCCTGCTGCGCCAAGCCCTTGGACTGTGGCGCGGGAACGCCCTGAGCGACGTGCCCGCCACCGCGGCGCACAGCCAGGAGAGGGCGCAGCTCGACGAGCTGCGACTTGTCGTCTGGCAGCAGCGCATCGAGTACGACCTGGAGAGCGGGGTCGGCGAAGCCCTGATCCCCGAGCTGCGGGAGTTACTGGCCGCACGCCCCTTCCAGGAGAGCTTGTACGGCCAGCTCATGCGCGCGCTCTACCGGTCGGGGCGGCAGGCCGACGCCTTGGGCGTGTTCCGGGAGGCGCGCACCGCGTTGCTGGACGAGCTGGGCGTCGAACCGGGCCCCGCGCTCCAGCAGCTCCACGAGAGCCTGCTGCGGCAGGACCCCGGCCTGGCACAGAACCAGCCGGCCCGACTCCGGCCCCCGCAGCCCCACTCCCGTGCTGAGCCACCGCGCGCGCCCTTCCAACTTCCGCCTGGTGTCACGGACTTCACCGGGCGCCAAGAGGAGTCCGCGGCCCTGATCGCCGAGCTCACCGCCGATGGCGGCCACGGCCCCCGGATCGCTGCGGTGTCAGGGCAGGCCGGCAGCGGCAAGACCGAGCTTGCGCTGCAGGCAGCATGGCGACTGCGCGACACCTTCGCCGACGGCGTGCTCTTCGCCGACCTGCAGGGTCAGCAGAGCCGATCAGCGGACCCCGCCGACGTGCTGGCCGCCTTCGCCCGCGCCCTGGGCGCGGAGAGGAGCGCGATCCCAGCCGAACGGGAGGCATGCGCGGCCCTCTATCACAGCCTCGCTGCGGGGCGCCGGCTACTGGTGGTACTGGACAACGCCGCCGGCAGCTCGCAGGTGCGCCCGCTGCTTCCCGGCCCGGGCAGCGCCGTCCTGGTCACCAGCAGGCGCCGGCTCACGGGCCTCGCTGGGGCCCGCCCGTTCGACCTGGGCCTCCTCTCACAGTCCGAAGCCGCCGACCTGTTCAGGAAGGTCGCCGGACGTGGGTACGACGAGCCGGACGCCGTCGCCGCGATCACGGCCCGGTGTGGCTACCTGCCGCTGGCGCTACGCATCGCCGGGGCCAGGCTGGCCGCCCGACCAGCCTGGAGCGTGCAGGAGATCGCCGAACGGCTCGCCGACCGCCGCCACCGGATGGACGAGCTGCGGGCCGAGGACATGGACGTACGGGCCAGCCTCATGCTCAGCTATGCGGCGCTGCCCGGGCCGAATGCCCGCGCCTTCCGACTGCTGGCGCTCGCGAACGCGGCGACGCTGCCGCTGTCCGTCGCCTCCGCGATGCTCGATCTGCCGCAGCGTCGCGCTGAGCAGATCCTCGAAGAGCTGGTCGACGCGCATCTGCTGACTTGCCCTCGGCAGGGTTCCTACGGCTTCCACGACCTTCCGAGGCTGTTCGGCACGGAGCGGGCCGCCGCCACCGAGACGGCGCAGGAGCGGCTGGCGGCCCTGCGCCGCGGGGCCCGCGCCGCCCGCCGATCCGCCGGCGGGCCGGCGGATCCCGCGCTCGCCGCGCTGCGCCGCGTCATCGACGACCTCGCCGCCAGCACGTACGCGATCGGCGAGCCCCTCGATCATGGCCTCGCCGCCCGCCGCTACGCGATGTCCGACGAACGCCGCGCCCTGCACGGCACCGTCCTCTGA
- a CDS encoding IS256 family transposase, translating to MTAPDSLPLHALAEDNLAAASPDLLRAMVKTFADALMSAEADALCNAEYGQVSDERVNHRNGYRLREWDTRAGTVELAVPKLRQGSYFPHWLLERRRRAEQALISVVATAYLLGVSTRRVEKLAESLGVTQLSKSQVSAMAKHLDEQVAAFRNRPLDAGPYAFVWVDALTQKVREGGRIINVHALIAVGVNADGHREILGLDVATAEDGAGWLAFLRSLIARGLSGVQLVISDAHMGLVNAIGATLPGASWQRCRTHYARALLSQVPKSAQPWVATLLRTVFEQPDIDAVQSQMRHVLDALEAKFPKAAAHLDAAQGDVLAFTAFPREIWRQIWSNNPQERLNKEIRRRTDVVGIFPDRTALIRLVGAVLAEQNDEWTEARRYMGLDLLAKARLHPIESETDDTVIPTELTA from the coding sequence ATGACCGCACCCGACAGTCTGCCCCTGCACGCCCTCGCGGAGGACAACCTCGCAGCGGCGAGTCCCGATCTGCTGCGCGCGATGGTCAAGACGTTCGCGGACGCGCTCATGTCCGCCGAGGCCGATGCCCTCTGCAATGCTGAATACGGGCAGGTCAGCGACGAGCGAGTCAACCATCGCAACGGGTATCGCCTTCGCGAGTGGGACACCCGCGCGGGCACCGTCGAACTCGCCGTTCCCAAGCTGCGTCAGGGCAGTTACTTCCCGCACTGGCTGCTGGAGCGTCGCCGCCGGGCTGAGCAGGCCCTCATCAGCGTGGTCGCCACCGCCTATCTGCTCGGCGTCTCCACCCGCCGAGTGGAGAAGCTCGCCGAGAGCCTGGGCGTCACCCAGCTGTCGAAGTCCCAGGTCAGCGCCATGGCCAAGCATCTCGACGAACAGGTCGCCGCGTTCCGCAACCGGCCCCTGGACGCCGGCCCCTACGCGTTCGTCTGGGTGGACGCGCTCACGCAGAAGGTTCGCGAGGGCGGCCGCATCATCAACGTCCACGCGCTGATCGCGGTCGGCGTCAACGCCGATGGGCACCGTGAGATTCTCGGCCTGGACGTGGCCACTGCCGAGGACGGCGCCGGCTGGCTGGCCTTCCTGCGCTCCCTGATCGCCCGCGGCCTATCGGGCGTCCAACTGGTCATCTCAGACGCGCACATGGGCCTGGTCAACGCGATCGGGGCCACCCTGCCCGGCGCGAGCTGGCAGCGATGTCGTACTCACTACGCCCGCGCGTTGCTGAGCCAGGTGCCCAAGTCGGCCCAGCCGTGGGTGGCCACGCTGCTGCGGACCGTCTTCGAACAACCCGACATCGATGCAGTCCAGTCCCAGATGCGGCACGTCCTGGACGCATTGGAGGCCAAGTTCCCCAAGGCGGCAGCCCACTTGGACGCCGCTCAGGGCGATGTGCTGGCGTTCACCGCGTTCCCGCGCGAGATCTGGCGGCAGATCTGGTCGAACAATCCGCAGGAACGGCTCAACAAGGAGATCCGCCGCCGCACCGACGTGGTCGGCATCTTCCCCGACCGCACCGCCCTGATCCGCCTGGTCGGCGCGGTGCTGGCCGAGCAGAACGACGAGTGGACCGAAGCCCGCCGCTACATGGGACTCGACCTGCTGGCCAAGGCCCGCCTCCACCCGATCGAGTCAGAAACCGACGACACAGTCATCCCGACGGAACTCACCGCATAG
- a CDS encoding helix-turn-helix domain-containing protein has protein sequence MDPVVVEFVGPLRRLKDDSGLSLPRLAARTGYSASSWERY, from the coding sequence ATGGACCCGGTCGTGGTGGAGTTCGTCGGGCCATTGCGTCGGCTCAAGGACGACAGTGGTCTGAGTCTGCCCAGGCTCGCCGCACGGACGGGTTACAGCGCGTCCTCGTGGGAACGATACTGA
- a CDS encoding sugar transferase — protein MRQGGLVGPFSSARGRLANGAISRPANDWEQLYRRIVITSDTVATALVVAAIGNFFGARDAANWHEKWGILAFGTELLVLGALAVSRSWAPAVLGQGAEEFRRLGRALFAATVVLALGGIALTSRNIKLWIFVAIPAIALVTMTARYLLRLWLHKQRKEGRCLRPVLAAGSPATVRDLITRTRKFPHIGWRVEAVCTTDGRGLDGDQLDGVPVVGQLADVAKHVRHDGYRVVAVTPDPHWTPDRLQRLAWNLEGSDAEMVVAPVLMEVAGPRLHVDAVLGIPLLRVSMPAFTGGRRAIKGVVDRVGAAVLLMLFAPLMVFVALLVLVDSRGGAFYRQRRVGKDGREFTILKFRTMIAGAHGARAELAERNEGAGLLFKVRRDPRVTRVGAVLRRYSIDELPQLFNVLTGSMSLVGPRPPLPEECAAYDPDIRRRLLVKPGLTGLWQISGRSDLPWEEAVRLDLRYVEDWSLALDTVILWKTMRAVLHGQGAY, from the coding sequence GTGCGACAGGGGGGACTAGTCGGCCCTTTTTCGTCGGCGCGCGGGCGTCTGGCGAACGGGGCAATCAGCCGGCCCGCGAACGACTGGGAGCAGCTGTACCGCCGTATCGTGATCACCAGCGATACCGTGGCCACCGCCTTGGTGGTGGCGGCGATCGGCAACTTCTTCGGGGCACGGGACGCGGCCAACTGGCACGAGAAATGGGGAATTCTCGCATTCGGCACCGAGCTGCTGGTGCTGGGAGCGCTTGCGGTGAGCCGGTCGTGGGCTCCGGCCGTGCTCGGCCAGGGCGCCGAGGAATTCCGTCGGCTCGGACGCGCACTGTTCGCGGCGACCGTCGTACTGGCACTCGGCGGGATCGCCCTCACCTCGCGCAACATCAAGCTCTGGATCTTCGTCGCGATCCCCGCGATCGCGCTCGTCACCATGACCGCGCGGTATCTGCTCCGCCTCTGGCTGCACAAACAGCGCAAGGAAGGCCGGTGCCTGAGACCGGTGCTCGCTGCCGGGAGCCCGGCCACCGTGCGCGACCTGATCACCCGGACCCGCAAGTTTCCGCACATCGGCTGGCGAGTGGAGGCGGTGTGCACGACGGACGGTCGCGGGCTCGATGGTGACCAACTGGACGGAGTGCCGGTCGTCGGTCAACTGGCGGACGTCGCCAAGCACGTCCGCCACGACGGTTACCGCGTCGTCGCGGTCACACCGGACCCGCACTGGACGCCGGACCGGCTGCAGCGGCTGGCCTGGAACCTCGAAGGCAGCGATGCCGAGATGGTCGTGGCCCCGGTGCTGATGGAGGTGGCCGGCCCGCGGCTGCACGTCGACGCGGTGCTCGGGATACCGCTGCTGCGGGTCAGCATGCCGGCCTTCACCGGGGGCCGCCGGGCGATCAAGGGGGTCGTCGACCGGGTGGGCGCGGCGGTCCTGCTGATGCTGTTCGCGCCGCTGATGGTGTTCGTCGCGCTGCTTGTGCTGGTGGACAGCCGGGGCGGGGCCTTCTACCGTCAGCGCAGAGTCGGCAAGGACGGCCGCGAGTTCACCATTCTCAAATTCCGTACCATGATCGCCGGGGCTCACGGGGCACGTGCCGAGCTCGCCGAGCGCAACGAGGGCGCAGGGCTGCTGTTCAAGGTCCGCCGGGATCCGCGGGTGACCCGGGTGGGAGCAGTGCTGCGCCGGTACTCGATCGACGAACTCCCGCAGCTTTTCAACGTACTTACCGGATCGATGTCGCTCGTCGGTCCGCGGCCTCCGCTACCGGAAGAGTGCGCCGCGTACGACCCGGACATCCGGCGGCGGCTGCTGGTCAAGCCCGGGCTCACCGGCCTGTGGCAGATCAGCGGACGCAGCGACCTGCCGTGGGAGGAGGCGGTCCGCCTCGACCTGCGGTACGTGGAGGACTGGTCGCTCGCCCTCGACACAGTGATCTTGTGGAAGACGATGCGTGCCGTGCTCCATGGGCAGGGGGCCTACTGA
- a CDS encoding helix-turn-helix domain-containing protein → MIAELVPEIGPLWHERHQARLASRPRKRAVGAGAKHQLVFIDRLLATLVHLRRGSTHDVLARWFGVDRSTITRAISEVRPLLAERGCSVSPGVRLQTLAKVVDRLGTTGKTGIIVGTKIRVRRPATGHKDQDKFICGKNTQNAVKNMVVTDREGQARQLRGHHARPPVRAGQAPL, encoded by the coding sequence GTGATCGCTGAACTCGTCCCGGAGATAGGCCCGTTGTGGCATGAGCGGCACCAGGCCAGGCTTGCTTCCCGGCCACGCAAGCGAGCCGTGGGCGCCGGCGCGAAGCACCAGCTGGTGTTCATCGACCGGCTGCTCGCCACGCTTGTGCATCTCCGCCGCGGGTCCACTCATGACGTGCTGGCCCGCTGGTTCGGCGTGGACCGCTCCACCATCACCCGGGCCATCAGCGAGGTGCGGCCCCTGCTTGCAGAGCGGGGATGCTCTGTCAGCCCAGGTGTTCGTCTTCAGACTCTGGCCAAGGTCGTGGACCGTCTCGGCACCACCGGGAAGACCGGCATCATCGTCGGCACCAAGATCCGGGTCCGGCGGCCGGCCACCGGACACAAGGACCAGGACAAGTTCATCTGCGGCAAGAACACACAGAATGCCGTCAAGAACATGGTGGTCACGGACCGGGAGGGCCAAGCCCGGCAGCTGCGCGGACATCACGCACGCCCGCCGGTTAGGGCTGGTCAGGCTCCTCTCTGA
- a CDS encoding glycosyltransferase family 4 protein, which produces MLGNATSGDGANRRALILVENLSVPFDRRVWQECTTLRDAGWTVHVICPQGTKRDTEPEAEIDGVRIHRYPLRAATGGPAGYVREYGSALWHTARLARKVGPVDVVHACNPPDLLFLPALWLKRRGARFVFDQHDLVPELYLSRFDRGEDLLYRAVCALEKRTYRAADVVLATNESYRDVALRRGGRRPEDVFVVRSAPQTDRFQPVPPEPELKRGKPYLLCYLGVMGPQDGVDYALRALAKLRDEHGRTDWHAVFVGSGDAFDAMVEMSRRLRLGEQVQFTGRIPDADLVRYLSTADVCLSPDPRNPLNDVSTMNKVLEYMAMGRPIVSFDLKEARVSAGDAAVYAPANDEARFAELIALLLDDPEKRARMGKIGQERISGPLSWQNSQASLLAAYAAACRDHTPVSAGDPVRTGKRQRS; this is translated from the coding sequence TTGCTTGGTAACGCAACCAGCGGCGACGGGGCGAACCGGCGCGCGCTGATCCTGGTGGAGAACCTGTCGGTGCCGTTCGACCGGCGGGTGTGGCAGGAGTGCACGACGCTGCGCGACGCGGGCTGGACGGTACACGTCATCTGTCCGCAGGGGACCAAGCGCGACACGGAGCCGGAGGCGGAGATCGACGGGGTGCGGATCCACCGCTACCCGTTGCGCGCGGCCACCGGAGGGCCGGCCGGCTACGTGAGGGAATACGGATCGGCGTTGTGGCACACGGCCCGGCTGGCCCGCAAGGTCGGCCCGGTCGACGTGGTCCACGCCTGCAACCCGCCCGACCTGCTGTTCCTGCCGGCACTGTGGCTGAAGCGGCGCGGCGCGCGGTTCGTCTTCGACCAGCACGACCTGGTACCCGAGCTGTACCTTTCCCGGTTCGACCGCGGCGAGGATCTGCTCTACCGCGCCGTGTGCGCGCTGGAAAAGCGGACCTACCGAGCCGCGGACGTCGTCCTCGCCACGAACGAGAGCTACCGGGACGTCGCGCTGCGCCGTGGCGGTCGGCGGCCCGAGGACGTCTTCGTGGTGCGCAGCGCACCCCAGACCGACCGGTTCCAACCGGTGCCGCCCGAGCCGGAGTTGAAGCGCGGCAAGCCTTATCTGCTGTGCTACCTCGGCGTCATGGGCCCTCAGGACGGCGTCGACTACGCCTTGAGGGCCCTCGCGAAGCTGCGCGACGAGCACGGGCGCACCGACTGGCATGCGGTGTTCGTCGGCTCCGGTGACGCCTTCGACGCGATGGTGGAGATGTCCCGGCGGCTCAGGCTCGGTGAGCAGGTGCAGTTCACCGGGCGCATTCCGGATGCCGACCTGGTGCGCTATCTGTCCACCGCGGACGTGTGTCTTTCCCCCGACCCGCGCAATCCGCTCAACGACGTGTCGACCATGAACAAGGTCCTTGAGTACATGGCGATGGGTCGGCCGATCGTCTCGTTCGACCTGAAGGAGGCGCGCGTCTCCGCCGGTGACGCCGCCGTCTACGCGCCCGCCAACGACGAGGCCCGATTCGCCGAGCTCATCGCGCTGCTCCTGGACGATCCCGAGAAACGGGCCCGGATGGGCAAGATCGGCCAGGAGCGGATCAGCGGGCCGCTCTCCTGGCAGAACTCGCAAGCGTCGCTGCTCGCCGCCTACGCCGCCGCCTGCCGTGACCACACTCCGGTGTCGGCGGGCGACCCGGTCCGGACAGGGAAGAGGCAGCGCAGTTGA